From one Streptomyces sp. R41 genomic stretch:
- a CDS encoding sirohydrochlorin chelatase — protein sequence MTTPPPALLIAGHGTRDEAGAEAFRDFVRELGHRHPELPVAGGFIELSPPPLGDAVSELVEQGVRRFAAVPLMLVSAGHAKGDIPAALAREKERHPGISYTYGRPLGPHPSLLAVLERRLDEALGGRARTPEDRADVTVLLVGRGSTDPDANAEVHKAARLLWEGRGYAGVETAFVSLAAPDVPSGLDRCVKLGARRIVVLPYFLFTGILPDRVRQQTEGWAAAHPDVEVRSADVIGPEPELLDLVMERYREAVQGDLRMNCDSCVYRIALPGFEDKVGLPQQPHFHPDDDGQHHHGHHHGGHAHSHSHAH from the coding sequence GTGACCACCCCGCCCCCCGCCCTGCTCATCGCCGGACACGGCACCCGGGACGAGGCCGGAGCCGAGGCCTTCCGCGACTTCGTACGGGAGCTGGGGCACCGTCATCCCGAACTGCCCGTCGCGGGCGGGTTCATCGAGCTGTCCCCGCCGCCGCTGGGTGACGCCGTGAGCGAACTGGTCGAGCAGGGGGTACGGCGTTTCGCCGCCGTACCCCTGATGCTGGTGTCCGCCGGGCACGCCAAGGGGGACATCCCGGCGGCGCTGGCCCGTGAGAAGGAGCGGCACCCCGGGATCTCGTACACGTACGGACGTCCGCTGGGCCCGCACCCGTCGCTGCTCGCCGTTCTGGAGCGGCGGCTCGACGAGGCCCTGGGAGGCAGGGCCCGTACGCCCGAGGACCGGGCCGATGTGACCGTGCTGCTCGTCGGACGCGGCTCCACCGACCCGGACGCCAACGCCGAGGTGCACAAGGCGGCGCGGCTGCTGTGGGAGGGCCGGGGGTACGCGGGCGTCGAGACGGCGTTCGTGTCGCTGGCGGCGCCGGACGTGCCGTCCGGGCTCGACCGCTGCGTGAAGCTGGGCGCGCGCCGGATCGTCGTGCTCCCCTACTTCCTCTTCACGGGCATCCTCCCCGACCGGGTGCGGCAGCAGACCGAGGGCTGGGCCGCCGCGCACCCCGACGTCGAGGTGCGGTCCGCCGATGTGATCGGCCCCGAGCCGGAGCTGCTCGACCTCGTCATGGAGCGCTACCGGGAGGCCGTCCAGGGCGACCTGCGGATGAACTGCGACTCGTGCGTGTACCGCATCGCCCTGCCCGGCTTCGAGGACAAGGTGGGGCTCCCCCAGCAGCCGCACTTCCACCCGGACGATGACGGTCAGCACCATCACGGGCACCACCACGGTGGTCACGCGCACTCGCACTCCCATGCGCACTGA
- the cbiE gene encoding precorrin-6y C5,15-methyltransferase (decarboxylating) subunit CbiE: protein MISVFGTGTGAPLSPDAMSALAEAGLVVGARRHLAATRLPEEAEQVVLGPLAPALDAIERYVEKQEGRVVVLASGDPGFFGIVRALAERFGAERLDVRPGVSSVATAFARLGLPWDDAVVVSAHGRDLRTAVQVCRSRPKVAVLTGPGSGPAELGAALAYRSAERVLVVASALGDPDHERVERVTPAEAAARDWGTAVSVVLCLDESRALAPVRTVAGPPPGPAQWALDESEFAHRDSMISKFEVRALALARLGPRLGELIWDVGAGSGSVAVECARFGAAVTAIEKTRDGCDRIRANAGAHGVDVRVVHGAAPTVLSDLDDPDAVFIGGGGRELPAIVTVCARRARRAVVVAMAALDRVSAARDALTGAGFDCDGVLLQSSRLAPLPGGVTRLAATNPVFLLWGVRPPARTEGVPQ from the coding sequence GTGATCAGTGTCTTCGGTACGGGGACGGGGGCGCCGCTGTCCCCGGATGCCATGTCCGCTCTCGCCGAGGCCGGACTGGTCGTGGGTGCCCGGCGGCATCTGGCGGCCACGCGGCTGCCGGAGGAGGCCGAGCAGGTCGTCCTCGGGCCGCTCGCACCCGCCCTCGACGCCATCGAGCGGTACGTGGAGAAGCAGGAGGGCCGGGTCGTCGTACTCGCCTCCGGCGACCCCGGGTTCTTCGGAATCGTGCGGGCGCTGGCCGAGCGGTTCGGGGCGGAGCGGTTGGACGTCAGACCCGGCGTCTCGTCCGTCGCCACCGCTTTCGCACGGCTCGGGCTGCCCTGGGACGACGCGGTGGTGGTCAGCGCGCACGGGCGTGACCTGCGCACGGCCGTCCAGGTCTGCCGGTCCCGGCCCAAGGTGGCCGTGCTGACCGGACCCGGCTCCGGACCCGCCGAGTTGGGCGCCGCGCTCGCGTACCGCAGCGCCGAACGCGTCCTCGTCGTGGCGAGCGCCCTGGGCGACCCCGACCACGAGCGCGTGGAGCGGGTCACGCCCGCCGAGGCCGCCGCCCGTGACTGGGGTACGGCGGTGAGCGTCGTCCTGTGCCTGGACGAGTCACGTGCCCTCGCCCCCGTACGGACCGTCGCCGGGCCGCCGCCCGGTCCCGCCCAATGGGCCCTGGACGAGAGCGAGTTCGCCCACCGCGACTCGATGATCAGCAAGTTCGAGGTACGGGCGCTCGCGCTGGCCCGGCTCGGGCCGCGCCTCGGCGAGCTGATCTGGGACGTCGGCGCGGGCTCCGGGTCCGTCGCCGTCGAGTGCGCGCGGTTCGGCGCCGCCGTCACCGCGATCGAGAAGACGCGGGACGGCTGCGACCGGATCCGCGCCAACGCCGGGGCGCACGGCGTGGACGTACGGGTCGTGCACGGGGCCGCGCCCACGGTGCTGTCCGATCTGGACGATCCGGACGCGGTCTTCATCGGCGGCGGTGGGCGCGAACTGCCCGCCATCGTCACGGTCTGCGCGCGGCGGGCACGGCGTGCCGTCGTGGTCGCCATGGCCGCGCTGGACCGCGTGTCGGCGGCCCGGGACGCGCTCACCGGCGCCGGGTTCGACTGCGACGGCGTGCTGTTGCAGTCGTCGCGGCTGGCGCCGCTGCCGGGTGGCGTCACCCGGCTCGCGGCCACCAATCCCGTCTTTCTGCTGTGGGGCGTCCGCCCTCCGGCCCGTACCGAAGGAGTCCCCCAGTGA
- a CDS encoding precorrin-8X methylmutase, translated as MSQVFPETRVVHPIEQESFRRLRARLDTSHFAPLTRAVVERVIHSAADLEYARDLVTDEVALEKAHAALHAGAPVVVDVEMVAAGITRRDTVCRLKDAKSGPGLTRSAHAIRLAYEDVGPGALWVIGCAPTALEELLRLDADPALVIGLPVGFVGAAESKAALRESGLPAVSNVSEKGGSAVAAAALNALLYHPVTKAFEPSKEKS; from the coding sequence GTGAGCCAGGTGTTCCCCGAGACCCGGGTCGTGCACCCCATCGAGCAGGAGTCCTTCCGGCGGCTGCGCGCCCGCCTGGACACCTCGCACTTCGCGCCGCTGACCCGAGCGGTGGTGGAGCGGGTCATCCACTCCGCCGCCGACCTGGAGTACGCGAGGGACCTCGTCACCGACGAAGTCGCCCTCGAGAAGGCGCACGCGGCGCTGCACGCCGGGGCCCCCGTCGTGGTGGACGTCGAGATGGTCGCGGCGGGCATCACGCGCCGCGACACCGTCTGCCGCCTCAAGGACGCCAAGTCGGGCCCCGGCCTGACCCGTTCGGCCCATGCGATCCGGCTCGCGTACGAGGATGTCGGGCCCGGCGCGCTGTGGGTGATCGGCTGTGCGCCCACCGCCCTGGAGGAGTTGCTGAGGCTGGACGCCGATCCGGCGCTCGTCATCGGTCTGCCCGTCGGTTTCGTCGGCGCGGCCGAGTCCAAGGCCGCGTTGCGCGAGAGCGGGCTGCCCGCCGTCAGCAACGTGTCCGAGAAGGGCGGCTCGGCGGTCGCCGCCGCCGCGCTCAACGCCCTGCTGTACCACCCCGTGACCAAGGCCTTCGAGCCTTCTAAGGAGAAATCGTGA
- the cobJ gene encoding precorrin-3B C(17)-methyltransferase: protein MIGLISATAAGAVARDRLATAWPTRTRVYDGSVGDAVRAAFAECEQVVCFLATGATVRLVAPLLGDKTSDPGVVCVDEGGRFAVALVGGHGGGANELAREVGELLGAEPVVTTATDSVGVPGLDTLGFPVEGDVAGVSRAMLDGEPVALEAEVSWPLPALPSNVGRPAVGAVPTLPQALGSARAGGTPIALRDDCPQPGTPVIRVTDRAVEPVRREVVLRPPSLVVGVGASKGAPVDEVLGLVEDALREAGLSAKSVAELATVDAKADEPGIVAGAERLGVPVVTYTAEELAKVEVPNPSDAPLAAVGTPSVAEAAALVRGGELLVPKRKSERADGQPAMATCAVVRRPARGRLAVVGLGPGARDLLTPRAKDELRRASVLVGLDQYVDQIRDLLRPGTRVLESGLGAEEERARTAVAEARRGQAVALIGSGDAGVYAMASPALAEASDDIDVVGVPGVTAALAAGAILGAPLGHDHVSISLSDLHTPWEVIERRVRAAAEADIVVTFYNPRSRGRDWQLPKALAILAEHREPTTPVGVVRNASRADESSRVTTLGSLDPAIVDMMTVVTVGNTATREIAGRMVTPRGYRWQEEPK from the coding sequence GTGATCGGCCTGATTTCCGCCACGGCGGCGGGGGCGGTGGCCCGTGACCGGCTTGCCACCGCCTGGCCCACCCGTACGCGGGTGTACGACGGGTCCGTGGGGGACGCCGTGCGGGCCGCGTTCGCGGAGTGCGAGCAGGTGGTGTGCTTCCTTGCCACGGGGGCCACTGTGCGACTGGTTGCCCCGCTGCTGGGTGACAAGACGTCCGACCCGGGGGTCGTCTGCGTCGACGAGGGCGGGCGGTTTGCCGTGGCCCTCGTGGGGGGCCACGGGGGTGGCGCCAATGAACTCGCCCGGGAGGTCGGCGAGTTGCTCGGGGCCGAGCCGGTGGTGACTACCGCGACCGACTCCGTCGGGGTGCCTGGGCTGGATACGCTCGGGTTCCCCGTGGAGGGGGATGTCGCCGGGGTCTCCAGGGCCATGTTGGACGGGGAACCCGTTGCGCTGGAGGCGGAGGTGAGCTGGCCCCTGCCTGCGTTGCCGTCGAATGTGGGGCGCCCGGCGGTGGGGGCTGTGCCCACCCTCCCCCAAGCTCTCGGCTCCGCTCGAGCAGGGGGGACCCCCATCGCCCTGCGGGACGATTGCCCACAGCCAGGTACACCCGTCATCCGCGTCACCGACCGTGCCGTTGAGCCCGTGAGGCGCGAAGTCGTCCTCCGGCCGCCCTCCCTCGTCGTCGGCGTCGGCGCTTCCAAGGGCGCGCCCGTCGATGAGGTGCTCGGGCTGGTCGAGGACGCGCTCCGGGAGGCCGGGCTGTCGGCGAAGTCCGTCGCCGAGCTCGCCACCGTCGACGCCAAGGCCGACGAGCCCGGCATCGTCGCGGGCGCCGAGCGGCTCGGGGTGCCCGTAGTCACGTACACCGCAGAGGAGTTGGCGAAGGTCGAGGTGCCGAACCCCTCGGACGCGCCGCTCGCCGCTGTCGGTACCCCTTCCGTGGCAGAGGCCGCCGCCCTCGTACGCGGCGGTGAACTCCTGGTCCCCAAGCGGAAATCGGAGCGCGCGGACGGGCAGCCGGCGATGGCGACCTGTGCCGTCGTGCGTCGGCCGGCGCGCGGGCGGCTCGCTGTCGTCGGGCTCGGGCCCGGCGCGCGTGATCTCCTCACCCCGCGGGCCAAGGACGAACTCCGCCGCGCCTCGGTGCTCGTCGGGCTCGATCAGTACGTCGACCAGATCCGCGATCTGCTGCGGCCCGGGACCCGGGTGCTGGAGTCGGGTCTCGGTGCCGAGGAGGAGCGGGCGCGTACGGCGGTGGCGGAGGCCCGGCGCGGGCAGGCCGTCGCGCTGATCGGCAGTGGCGACGCGGGCGTGTACGCGATGGCGTCGCCCGCGCTGGCCGAGGCGTCCGACGACATCGACGTGGTCGGGGTGCCGGGCGTGACCGCCGCGCTCGCGGCCGGAGCGATCCTGGGCGCGCCCCTCGGGCACGACCATGTGTCGATCAGTCTCTCCGACCTCCACACTCCGTGGGAGGTCATCGAGCGGCGGGTGCGCGCGGCGGCCGAGGCGGACATCGTGGTCACCTTCTACAACCCCCGCAGCCGGGGCCGGGACTGGCAGCTGCCGAAGGCGCTCGCCATTCTCGCCGAGCACCGGGAGCCGACGACGCCGGTGGGTGTCGTACGCAATGCCTCCCGTGCCGACGAGTCGAGCCGGGTGACGACGCTGGGGTCCCTGGATCCGGCGATCGTGGACATGATGACCGTGGTGACCGTGGGCAATACGGCGACCCGTGAGATCGCCGGGCGCATGGTGACGCCGCGCGGCTACCGCTGGCAGGAGGAGCCCAAGTGA